The DNA sequence AGCATACTTCTCGATTATTAAACTCTGGCTTGTAATTTTGCAGTAACCTGTGACCAGTTAAATAGGCATTTGTACTGGTTGACACATTTGACAATTTCTTTCACTTCTTACCTTAAGGttaccaaaacacaaaaattataaCAGTCTTCTTCTATCGTCCACCCTAAGGATTCCAAAttatatttactgtaaataGTGTTGTATGAATAAAGATAATTTTGACAAGAAAATGCTGATATTGTTTAAACTTTTTACCATTTCTCCAGGActttaggaagaaaaaaaggttttgttCATCATCTTGGTTTCAAATGCATGTTGCCACAGTTTGCCCCTACTGGTAGTCAGAAAGAGGCAATGATTTAGAATGTATTTTCTCACAAAATTTCAAAGATACCACTCAAATGGTTGGTTGAGTAGGCAAGAGGAAAACATGGAAGACAAACTCATTTGTAAATATATGcaattttttcttgattttccatgttttctacAACCCActgaaataacataattctgttaTGTTTAAATTATTTCCTATATATTGTAACCAATGTCTTGAAAAATGTGTGTCTAAGAATATCACAAAAGGGAAGACCTCAAATGGGCTTACCTCATTATAAGTTAAGTCCTTTAAAATATGTCTTACTTTCCccagttttaaaaatacaacagtgtATCAACAGTGCAGTTCATATTGTTTGGCCCCTGGCTGCCCTTCGTATGTCTTCCATGGACTTACATTTCTGCTTTCAAGCTCAGTGTAGCAGatataaaacaccaaaaaatcaTCAGTAAGTTAACATCTTGACAGCAGTTAGTGCTATTTAGCAACACATGCTTAATTCTTTACATTCATGAATGTCTAACCCAATTGAATACTCccagaatattaaaaaaaacattacagcaagaaaaagaaaaatgaagttcCTGAAAATGCCTTCGGCCACTGAAGTCACTCTTTCAAGCAAAGCTATAAACAGTATAAATTGTACAGTATTTACAGAAAATTATTCAGATCTACATATTGTATCAATAGTGTTCAGTCTCCTTTCATTAGCTAAGGTTAGCTAGTTTTTATACTAAATAATGTACAGTTCAATCCCTCCAGCTAATTTAATCAGAATTAAGCTATTTCTGTACAAAGTAATCTGTATTTCTACAATTCAATAGTGTCACTGCAAACACTCAGGGCATCAATTTGTCTGCAAACATTGACAAACTCTGCTTGCACAGCCAGATCCCATTCCAGCTGTTTGCTTTCACTCAGGTGTTTTGTCCCTGCCAATCGGCCAGACCCTTGGCTGTCCTGGGAGGCTAAGCTCAGGGTTCGGTACCTCCTGTGGTACGACAGGTGGGGGATTGCTCGTGGGAGGCTGCTCTGAGTAAAGTTTTGCCCTCTGTTTGCCCAGGAATGTGAGCGCAGCTTTCCTGTTTCTTTGGGGTGGCTGCATAGACCCTGGGTCGAACCGGTAACACTGCCCTTCCAATCCCATCGCTCTGGTGATGTCGGTGTGTTGCTGTGAGATGTCAAACAGCCATGTGCTTGAGAGGGTTTGGAGCTGGAAAGGGCTTTCTCTTGATCCACATCTCCACAGGAAGAGGTTCGGTAAAGGCTATTTTCCACAGAGCTGGGCCCCTGCTTTGATGTGCTTTGACTAGGAGAGCTCAAGGAAAGGCTTGACGAAGTGTGAAGCAGCCTTGGTAAACCAAAAATACTGTGAGAGAATAGAGATTCACTGAACAGAGCTTGGTCAATACTGCGGGTTAAGTCTATGGGAGATGGAGGGCGCAGATCCACAGTAGAGTCAGTCTCTATACCTAAATTAACCAGTGAAGATAGCTGAGACTTGGCTGAATTTTCAGGTTTACGTGGTGGGCATGGGGGTGTAGGTAGAGGCAGTACATTCTGGGTTTGACTGGGCTTGTGGACACAGTTTAGTCCATTTCCAGGAGGATCTGCTATTGAGCAAAGAGGAAGAGCCTCTGACTGCCCTTTGCTGACAACATCACAGACCACCAGCTTTTCCTGCTTCCCCTGGGACCAGGACTGGTGAGAGGAGAGAACAGGAGAATTTGCACCATCCTGTGAGGGCAAGGTGAGCCCTCGTGAAGGGGAGCTGCAAGATAGCCGGGACCAAGTTCCTGGCCGGGGCTGAGTTAGGGTCTTGATAGAGGAGTTGCTGTGACAGAATAGAGGGTGTGTGCCAATGAGAGACAAACCTAGACACACCCCAATCTCACAGATTCTGCAGCCTACCTGGTAACCCCACCAGGGCCAGGGCCGAAACCCATAGCCATCAACCCCTCCAAAACCAAGAGCATGTAGGATTCCATAAAGCTGAAAGCCTCCACACCCTAACAAGCACAAGGAAGTTCCTATTGCAGCTCCTGCAGCCCTATCCCAGTCCTCTAGTTTGGCAAAAGGGCAAACTGCAGGTCGCATCACTTCAGGAGATCCTCCACTCTCTCCGTTGTCATTCAATCTATAAATGCGTTTAGTGTTGACTTGTGTTAAGCAGTAGAAGATGAAGTAGAAGCATGAGAGAAATAGGGTGAGACATACAAACACACCCTGAGGTAATAACAAGATCACAGTAGGGAGGCTGTGGAAGAGCTGGAGAATGCCAACACAGCCTAGAGAGATTACAAAATGTACCAAGGACATACTTAGTAATAGGCAAGGTTTGGGCAAGGCTGAGAATGAGGTAGAAATAGCAAGTGGGAGTGAAAGATGCATGCGTGAGCGCAAGGACAGAAGGAGGAAGGCCAGGGAGAAGGCCGAGATCAAACAGGGCAATGGCAgttcagagagcagcagagagaccACAGGGGGAAGACGATCTTGGTAACTGTACGCATCAAAGAGCAAACAGAAAGCTTGGATCCCTGCAAATGCGAGAATGAACAAGTGTAGCAAAGTGAAGTAGGGGCTTCCTGGGGGACAGCGCAGGGGCAGGCCTAACAGGCAGACCACGGAGATTAGGCCAAATGCAGTGAAGATGGACCCCAGGCCATAGATGTGTGCTTCCCACGCAAACCCCCACGTAGCGAGGGCAGAGTTCCAGTCTGAATACAGGGGGACCAAAAGGGCAGGGCTGACAGCCAGGGACGGGTGCAGTGGCTCGTTGGGAGTCAAATCATCAGGGTAGGTGGGAGTCCAGGACTGATTTGATGGTTTGCAGGGTGTGACAGATGTGTCCATGTCCCCATCTTGCAAGACGGTGCCACCGGCCTTAGAGAGATGCAGGTCATCATTCTTGGAGCCATCTATAAAGCAAGTACAGTACAACACAATGAAATAGATATCTTACAAACAGACATGACTTTAAGTTTTTAGCTGACAAATGGAGAGagcatgctaacacactaaaataaaatactcaCTTGTAGAACATTAGCGCTTGACCTTATCATcttgttagcatttagctcaaaacacTGCTGTGCTTGAAATACAGCCATATTTCAATGTGATTGTATACTCTTGTTATAATTTTGTATGTTAATAAACATCCATTTTTACAATGACAACATGATGAACATAATAATCAAACCAGCGAATATGATTTGTCAAAAAAGAGAGCTGGGTGGAATCTGCCGTGTGAGTAGTTAATCCATAATAAAACAGAGCAGGCTTGTAACTGGGAATCTCTAAGTGGGTCACGGGGAGAGCAGGAGCATGAGCATATTGTGCGTGTATGTGTTCATGTGAAAGTGACTGAGAGAGAAATGTGCGTTGATTAGCTAGTATTGACCTCAATGCTGCTCTCATTTTGAAAGGCTATTATTAAGCCTGGTCAGAAGGTGTGATGCTATCTTTAATGTTGCATCCTTTCTGTAATGAATCCGCATTCGTTTTTGACAAGCTGTGACCGACTGTGATTGCATAACCAATAAATAATGTAAGCATCTCGTTCTCTAGATGAAACAATGTTCAGAGTAAGCTGTATCAAGCCATGTGAATCAGGGAACCTACTGGTTATAAATGGAGTGTGTCCTATTTCTAGTCGTCCATTAGTAGAGAAGCGATTGCGTCAATACAGGAGCCACAAACAAACGGTAGGGGAGCTTTTAAACACGgttttatttaacaaatctgCGGGTCTTCTTTTGAGACAAGACAGGAAGAATTTGGAAATATTTGGTGAAGTCACTCAATAAAGTGCTGTTAAGTCGAAGATTGACTGTGCTATTAAATGTACAGGCAGCTGGAAGACAAATGTCGTCCCCAGATCTGTGAAAGTCCTCCTCCCCCTATGCTTGTGGACACAACACATTATTTACTTTGACTAGCaagtgccagtgtgtgtgtagaaTAAACACTGCAGTGTGCAGGTGTGTACCATATTATCCAGTTACCTTTGGATGCTGGCAATGGACACTAAATGC is a window from the Amphiprion ocellaris isolate individual 3 ecotype Okinawa chromosome 3, ASM2253959v1, whole genome shotgun sequence genome containing:
- the prrt4a gene encoding proline-rich transmembrane protein 4 — encoded protein: MTLWSSLQSLTMVSLWIIYLLLPLSLPHSLHVIALTGENVKDAQQPDIDTTVQFLTQLSHGRHGSGNPMFGPDNADLMRPPLSLPLSSSEETDRQGVIGEYSDVQESTETSLLYPNEKEVIISSPTGSAADDVTLKERIQSTRSSSGSMPLNPTQEQTLKYHSAESNTASVLQPTKTGDTQPTFPAFKTEMTESQLPFLLSGSLPSHTPEQNSTSLLSAGPGPGTGHPTPPLATDSWGWTTGISVSTQGTGERLIDFTDRILHRGTVSTEADRDGSKNDDLHLSKAGGTVLQDGDMDTSVTPCKPSNQSWTPTYPDDLTPNEPLHPSLAVSPALLVPLYSDWNSALATWGFAWEAHIYGLGSIFTAFGLISVVCLLGLPLRCPPGSPYFTLLHLFILAFAGIQAFCLLFDAYSYQDRLPPVVSLLLSELPLPCLISAFSLAFLLLSLRSRMHLSLPLAISTSFSALPKPCLLLSMSLVHFVISLGCVGILQLFHSLPTVILLLPQGVFVCLTLFLSCFYFIFYCLTQVNTKRIYRLNDNGESGGSPEVMRPAVCPFAKLEDWDRAAGAAIGTSLCLLGCGGFQLYGILHALGFGGVDGYGFRPWPWWGYQVGCRICEIGVCLGLSLIGTHPLFCHSNSSIKTLTQPRPGTWSRLSCSSPSRGLTLPSQDGANSPVLSSHQSWSQGKQEKLVVCDVVSKGQSEALPLCSIADPPGNGLNCVHKPSQTQNVLPLPTPPCPPRKPENSAKSQLSSLVNLGIETDSTVDLRPPSPIDLTRSIDQALFSESLFSHSIFGLPRLLHTSSSLSLSSPSQSTSKQGPSSVENSLYRTSSCGDVDQEKALSSSKPSQAHGCLTSHSNTPTSPERWDWKGSVTGSTQGLCSHPKETGKLRSHSWANRGQNFTQSSLPRAIPHLSYHRRYRTLSLASQDSQGSGRLAGTKHLSESKQLEWDLAVQAEFVNVCRQIDALSVCSDTIEL